Proteins encoded within one genomic window of Misgurnus anguillicaudatus chromosome 18, ASM2758022v2, whole genome shotgun sequence:
- the ism2b gene encoding isthmin-2, giving the protein MLGARKSGWVLVSVLMPLWIVRVISFPTRHRQCANAAGFRHGVSGEKNSQTTSRDTSHEQNFLSEQNQVQRDLGDSRPHQHRWHQHHSTGGLPQPEPEEESKPFVLDLKNFPDLANADIGSQNPNIQVTIEVLEAPPLETEKNLVEERNENLPMSSSSPPSTVDWVGGKKLFWPLFWSYTDADSGEDGTGKTVEEEDDYTGEYDSGEPLPSGLGVDWEGSWTPAQSQYEIKEEWSAWTPCSVTCGHGNQSRSRSCGDFCTSTESQSCDLAPCPDNLNSVADVFPFKLNNGTEDFGTDVDSCEKWLNCKNEFLQRYLQQVFIELPSCPCTYPSEASNSIIDLRDAGHNRTFRWRDASGPKERLDIYKPSASTCLRSALSGEGTTLAVQHCCYDDHRQLITRGNGAGTPNLISTEFSPELHFKVDVLPWILCKGDWSRFHAVRPPNNGLHCTENPHQDIFMNELEEAREY; this is encoded by the exons ATGTTGGGAGCACGTAAAAGTGGTTGGGTCCTTGTAAGCGTCCTGATGCCTCTTTGGATAGTGCGCGTGATCAGCTTCCCGACGAGACATCGGCAGTGCGCAAACGCTGCTGGATTCAGACACGGCGTCTCCGGAGAG AAAAACTCTCAGACAACTTCAAGAGACACCAGCCATGAGCAAAACTTTCTGAGCGAGCAGAATCAGGTCCAGAGGGATTTGGGAGATTCACGGCCTCACCAACACAGGTGGCACCAGCACCACTCCACAGGTGGCCTACCTCAGCCTGAGCCTGAGGAAGAATCCAAACCATTTGTCCTAGACCTCAAAAACTTCCCAGACCTGGCAAATGCTGACATTGGCTCCCAAAACCCAAACATTCAG GTGACCATAGAGGTGTTGGAGGCCCCTCCCCTGGAAACAGAAAAGAACCTTGTTGAAGAAAGGAATGAGAACTTGCCCATGTCTTCCTCCTCTCCTCCCTCTACTGTAGACTGGGTGGGTGGGAAAAAGCTGTTTTGGCCATTGTTCTGGAGTTACACGGATGCAGATTCAGGTGAGGATGGTACAGGCAAAACAGTGGAGGAAGAAGACGACTACACTGGCGAGTATGACAGCGGTGAACCCCTTCCTAGTGGCCTGGGAGTAGATTGGGAAGGCTCATGGACTCCTGCTCAAAGCCAATATG aaattaAAGAGGAGTGGAGTGCATGGACGCCCTGTAGTGTTACCTGTGGTCATGGCAACCAGAGCCGCTCACGTTCATGTGGAGATTTCTGCACATCCACTGAGTCCCAAAGCTGTGACCTTGCCCCATGCCCAG ataatttGAACAGTGTGGCCGATGTCTTTCCATTTAAGTTGAACAATGGCACAGAAGACTTTGGCACTG ATGTTGACAGCTGTGAGAAGTGGTTAAACTGTAAGAATGAGTTTCTTCAGCGTTATCTGCAGCAGGTTTTTATTGAATTACCCAGCTGCCCTTGCACGTACCCCTCAGAGGCCTCTAACAGCATAATCGATCTGCGAGACGCGGGACATAACCGGACCTTCCGATGGAGGGATGCCAGTGGTCCAAAAGAACGGCTGGATATCTACAAGCCCTCTGCAAGCACCTGCTTGCGGTCTGCTCTCTCAGGGGAGGGCACCACGCTTGCCGTACAGCACTGTTGCTATGATGACCACAGGCAGCTAATTACAAGGGGTAATGGGGCAGGCACCCCCAACCTAATAAGCACAGAGTTCTCTCCAGAGCTGCATTTCAAGGTGGATGTACTGCCCTGGATACTGTGCAAAGGAGACTGGAGCAGGTTTCATGCTGTCCGTCCACCCAATAATGGCTTACATTGCACTGAGAACCCACATCAGGACATCTTCATGAATGAATTGGAGGAGGCCAGAGAGTACTGA
- the sptlc2b gene encoding serine palmitoyltransferase 2b, whose product MTLNSVSKLLNGDTCHRTSQTKKPGANGYVKSHCVFQKQQNRSRRSTEKNHHVSALYNKPFEQSFEETPLLVAVLTYMGYGILTIFGYLRDFLREWKFEKCHLAREREEQKDFVPLYQDFEDFYTRNLYMRIRDNWNRPICSVPGAKMDLVERTTPDYNWTFEHTGRVIKDVINMGSYNYLGFAESSGACADAASDCCMKYGVGVSSTRQEIGNLDKHEELEKLAARFLGVESSMVFGMGFATNSMNIPALVGRGCLILSDELNHASLVLGARLSGSTIRVFKHNNMQSLEKLLRDAIVHGQPRTHRPWKKILIIVEGIYSMEGSIVRLPEIIALKKKYKAYLYLDEAHSIGALGPRGRGVVDYFGLDPTDVDIMMGTFTKSFGAAGGYIGGKKELIDYLRSHSHSAVYATSMSSPVTQQIITSMKCIMGEDGTTLGQKRLNQLSENTTYFRRKLHEMGFIIYGNNDSPVVPLMLYMPAKIGAFGREMLKRNIGTVVVGFPATPIIESRARFCVSAAHTREMLDTALKAISEVGDVLQLKYSRYNRAQSEDTDCFSYLESHHDHQ is encoded by the exons ATGACGCTAAACTCCGTTAGCAAGCTTCTGAATGGAGATACCTGCCACCGAACGAGTCAAACCAAGAAACCCGGAGCAAACGGGTACGTGAAGAGCCACTGCGTCTTCCAAAAGCAGCAAAATAGATCCCGCCGCTCGACAGAGAAG aaccatcatgTTTCAGCACTTTACAACAAGCCCTTTGAGCAGTCATTTGAGGAGACGCCATTGCTGGTGGCCGTCCTCACCTACATGGGTTATGGCATCCTCACCATTTTTGGCTACCTGCGAGACTTCCTGAGGGAATGGAAGTTTGAGAAGTGTCATCTGGCCCGAGAGAGAGAAGAACAGAAG GATTTTGTTCCACTGTACCAGGACTTCGAGGACTTCTACACTAGGAACCTGTACATGAGGATCAGAGATAACTGGAACAGACCCATCTGCAGCGTTCCTGGAGCAAAGATGGACCTTGTGGAACGGACCACGCCTGATTACAACTGGACCTTTGA ACACACAGGACGGGTCATAAAGGATGTGATTAATATGGGCTCATATAACTACCTCGGCTTTGCGGAGAGTTCTGGTGCGTGTGCTGATGCTGCGTCAGATTGCTGTATGAAATACGGTGTTGGGGTGAGCAGTACAAGGCAGGAAATAG GAAATCTGGACAAACATGAGGAGCTCGAGAAGCTGGCAGCCAGGTTTTTGGGAGTAGAGTCATCCATGGTGTTTGGAATGGGCTTTGCTACAAACTCCATGAATATTCCTGCACTCGTGGGCAGA GGCTGTCTGATCTTAAGTGATGAGCTCAATCATGCTTCTTTGGTTCTGGGTGCCCGTCTATCCGGTTCCACCATCCGTGTGTTTAAACACAACA ATATGCAGAGTCTGGAGAAGTTGCTTCGGGATGCCATCGTGCACGGCCAGCCTAGAACTCATCGACCCTGGAAGAAGATCCTCATCATTGTGGAGGGAATTTACAG TATGGAGGGCTCAATAGTGCGGCTTCCAGAGATCATCGCTCTTAAAAAGAAATACAAAGCCTACCTGTACCTCGATGAAGCTCACAGTATCGGGGCACTAGGACCGAGAGGTAGAGGTGTTGTGGACTACTTTGGCCTGGATCCGACTGACGTTGACATCATGATGGGCACTTTTACCAAGAGCTTTGGTGCTGCTGGAGGATACATCGGAGGAAAAAAG GAGCTGATAGATTATCTCCGCTCACATTCTCACAGTGCAGTTTACGCTACCTCAATGTCCTCACCCGTCACCCAGCAGATTATCACTTCTATGAAGTGCATTATGGGAGAGGACGGCACCACGTTAG GTCAGAAAAGACTTAATCAGCTGTCAGAAAACACAACCTACTTTCGGAGAAAACTCCACGAGATGGGCTTCATCATCTATGGAAACAATGACTCGCCTGTTGTACCCTTGATGCTTTACATGCCAGCTAAAATCGG AGCGTTTGGTCGGGAGATGCTCAAGAGGAACATCGGGACAGTGGTGGTTGGGTTTCCCGCCACACCCATCATCGAGTCCCGGGCACGATTCTGCGTTTCTGCTGCTCACACCAGAGAAATGCTCGACACG GCTTTAAAAGCCATCAGTGAAGTTGGCGACGTACTTCAGCTGAAATACTCCCGATACAACAGAGCCCAAAGCGAAGACACAGACTGTTTTTCATACCTGGAGAGCCACCACGACCACCAGTAG